The window AATCCAACTATCAGGGGAATGATTACCGCAAAATCGAAATCTTTGATCCCGGTGGCCATTTTGTCGTACATCCCGAAGTAGATCAGGAAATTGGAGGGGCTTAGTCCGGGAACAATCAACCCCAGTCCCATCAGCAATCCCGATGCAAGCCAGGAGAGAATGTTGGGATCGACCTCAGTCAACTGTTTGCCTCCGGCGAGCATTAGGGCAAAGATTCCAACTGCAGAGAGTATCAGTACGATAAAATCGCGACTCTTGCGACCCTCTTTTCCGGCGGTTCTATAGAGTGACGGAAATGTTCCTGCTACAAATCCCACAAAGAGGCAGACAAACTGTGCAGCATATTTCCCGAATGCCTTTTCCACCACTACCGCAAAAAGTACGATACCAATCGCGGCTCCGATTGCAAACGGGAGGAAAAAAAGCAGATTTTTCAGGAACCTCTCCTTCAGGTTGGCAAGGAACCTGATCAGCGGATCGTACATG of the Petrimonas mucosa genome contains:
- a CDS encoding DUF368 domain-containing protein; the encoded protein is MNMENNRNKEMKSGDMETRRLNPLTDWLIRLIKGIIVGIGFILPGLSGGVLAVIVGMYDPLIRFLANLKERFLKNLLFFLPFAIGAAIGIVLFAVVVEKAFGKYAAQFVCLFVGFVAGTFPSLYRTAGKEGRKSRDFIVLILSAVGIFALMLAGGKQLTEVDPNILSWLASGLLMGLGLIVPGLSPSNFLIYFGMYDKMATGIKDFDFAVIIPLIVGFALCVILFSKLAAHLFKKYYSGMYHFILGLVIGSSLAIFPTVVMPAFQPDQLSVAGLSTAGALLFCLVLFVAGTIASYLFSKLEEKYPREEIF